The following nucleotide sequence is from Acyrthosiphon pisum isolate AL4f chromosome A2, pea_aphid_22Mar2018_4r6ur, whole genome shotgun sequence.
aTAATGATatcgattaaaaatgtttgctgggtcaaaaagctttaaaatctAATGCAAGCTAATTCATAAGTTGTTATGGTGGCAACtcaaaaatacacataattattcGTGTGTACTTGAgactttttaagtatattattatctttttacttttgtatacacaatcacatttttaaatgcaacgTTTTCGGAAATACAttgcaataatatcaataacctcatcaaatatacttacttagtaatatagccTGATCTTcatcgctcagaatctttttcctatacaatgattttatatcattgaattcaaatttatctcTCCCATCACAGTGACCTACAGGCCACAGAACAtctaatgtacaatgtacagcagagcggtacccacttgcatcttttttttttaatttcgaaatGTTCTTTTATGCAAACGCCTTTTACGTGAGTTATAAAGTAATGATTTATGGTGATGGTTGCTAGTAAAAGAACAGTTTGCTTTAAGTAAATAcacacttttatataatttataataatatttatttcttataagtacaaaaaaatattaattaatacagataTACATACCATACACAACATAATGACTGCTATCATTttaacaaacattataataattcaaaaaaataaaaataataaaattatatgttatacaaattaaataaatacactatTATCACATACCTAAGTTATATTctccaaaaactttttttagattatgagtggagtgatgaatgtaggtataaatttattttataatgatgtgtgttaaaatcatattgtttttacgattgaaatattattgaaatacctGTCATATtagcatactattattataatttgaagtttCAACTATTAAATCACTAATCATTACTTAGGTACTCGTTAGTATTACGCATTAGTAGTAGTTACCTAGTACAACTAGTGACATGTCAACATGTGTTCAAAAGTTGTCAAATAGGAGTTTATGATTCTAATGATTATTTACGAttctatttttctatataaGTACGTCACAAGTGGTTTGggaattgaatattttgtattgttattttgaaagtcTTTGGAAACTTCCTTACATAATTATCTAATACATcttttatatgtgtataaaatgcATCAcatagcaaaataataatatagcaaaacATTCCTAGTAAAGGTGATAGAGTTGGTGgatgttttgaaattaaataaggtacctaaataaaaataatttgttcataaaaaaaatatttaaaaactttaaaatttaattatttgaattttgaagtataaaatacatattttaaatatttgtacttattataggtaattcaatataacatttttaaccatcTAGTttctattttaaactaatttaaataattaaataaataagaagaaTCGCATAAAAATtggaatataattttctttcaaataatgatgataaatttaaaagaacatattttatcgacaatagaacaaatataaaataacaatttcttATATAACATAAAGAAATTATGGTTATTTCTATTatgtagtaaattaaattacaattattgttaattattaaatttatgttatattcatCAAAGTTCTCCATAACATTCTTTTATTATATCACTTCCTTTTTCACCAATCATTATTGTAGCTGCGTTAGTGTTTACAGAAACAATTTTCGGCATAATTGAACTATCTATCAACCGCAATCCAATTATTCCTTTCAGTCTTAATTTAGGATCAACAACAGAATAACAATCATCTTCTGAACCCATTTTACAGCCACCAATGACATGATAAAAAGGAGCTGCTAAGTTGTGAATGATACAAATCCAATACTCTCGGGTGTCCCAAATATAATCAGCACAATTTGATAATTTCAGCTCCTCTAATACAAGCCCAGCATCAATCATACTTTtagttttagataattttacaacaaattCAATACCCTTTAATAGGGTTTCTATTTCTTTGtcatatgataaataatttaaaacaatttttggatCATCTAACGGGTTTACAGATTTTAACATAACTCGACCTGTACTTAATGGTTGTAACATAACTGGTGTGATTACTATAAGGTcacttaacaaatttaattcatcatataattttgttacttCTTTAGCATATCCAAACATGtttgtaaatacattaattttatttggaaaaaGATTTGTCGAGTTGAATGGAATtctgaaatttattatttgtacatcaGGAAACTTTAAATCatcatttgatttataaaatgtcataagATTACTAAGTCCCAGTGTAGATATTTTTTGAGAATATAaacttaattctttttttaacaaTGCCTTACTTTCATTTATTATGTCTTCAGTTGATCTATTTTTGCGATCTGAAAACACAAATACTGGAAGCGACATATGATCCTGTAAGTTATAACCTACTGGTAGGTCTTTGATGGTTGTAATACCGTGATCATTTAGATGTTCTTTTGGTCCGATTCCAGAGAGCATAAGAAGCTGTGGACTTTTTATAGGTCCAGCACATATTATCACTTCTTTTGTACAAAAAACTGATTTAATTTCTTCTGATGAACATTTGAAGTTCACTCCCACTGCCACatcattttcaattaaaattttagtaacaattgtattttttgctACATAAAGATTTTGACGATTACTCGCTGGTATTAAAAACGCTTTTAGTGTGCTACATCGACTACCATTGATAGTAGTGGAATAAACATTACCATAACCGACAACTGGCTCTTTTCTGTTTAAATCATTAaccttaattaaatttattgacttATCTGATTCAGCGATAACCTTATAAGCTGGATCGAATGTTTCTAATGGTGTCACAATCAGCGGTCCTCCATGAGAATGAATTTCTGAATTATATCTACGAACATCTACAAAATCTTCTGACTTTTTGAAATAAGGTAAAACATCTTCATAGTCCCATCCATGACAACCATACTTATTTTTCCACAGTCTAAAATCCTGTACAGTACCACGCAAGTATACCATTCCATTTGTTGAAGACGATCCACCTAGCGCAAGACCTCTAGATATAATACACCTCTCTTGTTCCATTCCTTTAAAAAGAAAAGGATTTTTTTCTGACAAAAATGCCCAATCATATTTTGTCCTTATATGTTGTTTCCATAAAAGAGGATTTTCAGTTGATTCTGGTGGATCACCTCCAGCTTCTAATAGTAAAACATTCCATTCAGGTATTTCACTTAAACGAGCAGCCACAGTTGCACCAGCACTTCCTCCTCCAACCACTATAAAATCGAATGTTACTTTTGTAGAGTCTTTGCATAACTTAGGTGCGTAATCGAATGGAAATATAAATGCATGATATccatttagtacctatataaatta
It contains:
- the LOC100570692 gene encoding glucose dehydrogenase [FAD, quinone]-like, whose protein sequence is MNVKKIAVTVFYMVLNGYHAFIFPFDYAPKLCKDSTKVTFDFIVVGGGSAGATVAARLSEIPEWNVLLLEAGGDPPESTENPLLWKQHIRTKYDWAFLSEKNPFLFKGMEQERCIISRGLALGGSSSTNGMVYLRGTVQDFRLWKNKYGCHGWDYEDVLPYFKKSEDFVDVRRYNSEIHSHGGPLIVTPLETFDPAYKVIAESDKSINLIKVNDLNRKEPVVGYGNVYSTTINGSRCSTLKAFLIPASNRQNLYVAKNTIVTKILIENDVAVGVNFKCSSEEIKSVFCTKEVIICAGPIKSPQLLMLSGIGPKEHLNDHGITTIKDLPVGYNLQDHMSLPVFVFSDRKNRSTEDIINESKALLKKELSLYSQKISTLGLSNLMTFYKSNDDLKFPDVQIINFRIPFNSTNLFPNKINVFTNMFGYAKEVTKLYDELNLLSDLIVITPVMLQPLSTGRVMLKSVNPLDDPKIVLNYLSYDKEIETLLKGIEFVVKLSKTKSMIDAGLVLEELKLSNCADYIWDTREYWICIIHNLAAPFYHVIGGCKMGSEDDCYSVVDPKLRLKGIIGLRLIDSSIMPKIVSVNTNAATIMIGEKGSDIIKECYGEL